One Paroedura picta isolate Pp20150507F chromosome 3, Ppicta_v3.0, whole genome shotgun sequence genomic window carries:
- the SETD5 gene encoding histone-lysine N-methyltransferase SETD5 isoform X1, which yields MSIAIPLGVTTPDTSYSDMAAGSDPESVEASPAVGEKNVYSSHSYGASQRHSYRGLPYADHNYGAPPPPTPPASPPVQTIIPRAELNGLHSHDEENSGDTESSSETESIPSWCHCSLSQDGFLIKCEKCRGIGRGKVIRLRRRKQDNVSGGDSSATESWDEELSPSTVLYTATQHTPTSITLTVNRVCRTKPKKRKRNTERARPAPKAKKIKAFREGSRKSLRMKNSPSEAHALDENTAEGWENRIRLWTDQYEEAFTNQYSADVQNLLERHLNANKEFVGKAAVLDTINKTELACNNTVVGSQMQLQLGRVTRVQKHRKILRAARELAADTLIIEYRGKVMLRQQFEVNGHFFKKPYPFVLFYSKFNSVEICVDARTFGNDARFIRRSCTPNAEVRHVIADGMIHLCIYAVTPIAKDAEVTIAFDYEYNICNYKVDCACHKGNRNCPVQKRSSNAIDQLPPPILDTLIGAETRRRKARRKELEQRGAASDENSNPQAAEEVPEGLAAASDNEVADKEEKQEEEKEAALDEQGGLTQSRRSREDRKVEAIMHVFENLEKRKRRRDLPSDRSSTDVEVVVTTETPEPEEAKSEPNETDESSVALSASVPSTPPSVSTGVNTRRSSQAGEAAADKPVSKPAPSKPTRPRPKSRFSRYRSSSAQRLRRQKQASAQQSEFTQAAPEEGSSVSAVTAAEVSSSEGPGEGKQPTGSEPAVAAVSGSQTSRATVKYPKTKKYLVTEWLNDKAEKQECPIECPLRITTDPTVLATTLNMLPGLVHSPLICTMPKHYIRFGSPFTPERRRRPVPLDGNYSSCKKRWMKQALEEGMTQTSAASQENRAQCLYQSNEGGSSSGLCKENADLLSPLKKWKSRYLMEQSVTKLLRPLSPVTPPPPVPSSVLDSLSPQLTTSSSSVPGEEEGRSSCGVIFSPIPSVSASRCNTPLQFENVSSPESSPAHRPESLSPELCLRADPDMLKPGYPEACANSCLERPSPLTSGHSDPASQPSETSFPGKSGEAQTLLRSSDQAFRTEFNLMYAFSPLNAMPRADGLLRESPQMADGKPLNPERGCCSSPAEGYFGRHEQALLKEAVHGSMAPCGERACEGIKSAPQNPPQRKKVSLLEYRKRKQEAKEGGDPARCTGTPTRLASSCSGADVDAGVVQGPGSRALSSPQHGFSPSHPSLSHLEDVSPPEPRGTTHNKSQESISSRWMVPTSVERLREGRGILEKVLRSSAKICQRGEPSPTRESVGEREADTVEGESTDSLSSALKGPAVYSPSRYSYQLLQSDSPRAESQALLQSSSPYRGHPIASPGYTYRSQSQRTGHLPPPGPSESSAPSAPSTDSSALFTGNPAYYSGQQHSSGGVLKKSCSAAAAAAAPSSAPAAAADCLPPSESGSHPCAGTAGCTSSSRPSQSDLRTINPPSSGPTALYPGPRAAALSNSQHYPHRGGGGSVHPYRLQQLPGPGVKTQTGLS from the exons GATCATAATTACGGAGCCCCTCCTCCTCCGAcccctcctgcttctccccctgTCCAGACCATCATCCCACGTGCAGAACTGAATGGCCTACACTCGCATGATGAGGAGAATTCTGGGGATACAGAGAGCTCCTCAGAGACAGAATCCATCCCTAGTTGGTGTCATTGCAGTCTTTCCCAGGATGGCTTCCTCATCAAATGTGAGAAGTGCAG GGGCATCGGCAGAGGGAAAGTGATCAGACTTCGCCGCCGGAAGCAAGATAACGTGTCAG GTGGAGACAGCAGTGCAACTGAGAGCTGGGACGAGGAGCTGTCTCCTTCCACAGTGTTATACACGGCTACACAGCACACCCCCACAAGCATCACTCTGACAGTCAATCGGGTCTGCAGGACTAAACccaagaagaggaaaaggaatacAGAGCGAGCACGCCCTGCCCCAAAGGCCAAAAAAATCAAG GCTTTTAGAGAAGGTTCACGGAAGTCTTTGCGGATGAAG AACTCTCCTTCGGAAGCCCATGCCCTGGATGAGAATACAGCAGAAGGCTGGGAGAACCGCATCAGGCTGTGGACAGATCAGTATGAAGAAGCCTTCACTAACCAGTACAGTGCCGATGTGCAGAACCTCCTAGAACGCCATCTCAATGCCAACAAAGAATTTGTGGGCAAGGCGGCTGTGCTGGACACCATCAACAAGACAGAGCTCGCCTGTAACAACACAGTCGTTGGCTCCCAGATGCAG ctgcagctggggagagtgaCCCGGGTTCAGAAGCACCGCAAGATTCTGAGGGCAGCCAGAGAGCTGGCTGCAGACACCCTGATCATCGAGTACCGTGGGAAAGTGATGCTGCGACAGCAGTTCGAGGTCAATGGGCATTTCTTCAAAAA GCCGTATCCCTTTGTGCTGTTTTACTCCAAGTTCAATAGCGTCGAGATATGTGTGGACGCTCGCACTTTTGGTAACGACGCTAGGTTCATCCGGCGCTCCTGTACACCAAACGCAGAG GTCCGTCACGTGATCGCCGATGGGATGATCCACCTATGTATCTATGCCGTCACGCCCATTGCCAAGGATGCAGAGGTGACCATTGCCTTCGACTACGAGTACAACATCTG CAACTATAAAGTGGATTGTGCCTGTCACAAGGGAAACCGGAATTGCCCTGTACAAAAGCGAAGCTCAAACGCTATAGACCAGCTACCTCCACCTATTCTAGACACTCTGATTGGAGCAGAGACTAGGCGGCGGAAAGCCCGACGGAAGGAGCTGGAACAGCGAGGTGCTGCATCGGATGAAAACAGTAACCCGCAAGCAGCAGAGGAAGTCCCCGAGGGGCTTGCAGCAGCCAGTGATAATGAG GTGGCAGACAAAGAGGAGAagcaagaagaggagaaagaagcagcGTTGGATGAGCAGGGAGGCCTCACGCAGAGCAGGCGG TCCCGAGAAGACAGGAAAGTCGAAGCCATCATGCACGTCTTCGAAAACCTGGAGAAGCGGAAACGGAGAAGAGATCTGCCGTCAGACCGGAGCAGCACGGACGTGGAGGTGGTGGTGACCACCGAGACGCCAGAACCGGAGGAAGCAAAATCTGAGCCCAACGAAACCGATGAGAGCAGCGTGGCTTTAAGCGCTTCTGTCCCGAGTACCCCTCCCTCTGTCAGCACTGGAGTGAATACGCGGAGGTCTTCGCAGGCTGGG GAGGCCGCTGCAGACAAGCCAGTCTCTAAACCGGCACCGTCAAAACCAACAAGGCCGCGTCCCAAAAGTCGGTTCTCCCGGTACCGGAGCAGCTCAGCACAGCGGCTGAGAAGGCAAAAGCAAGCCAGTGCCCAGCAGTCTGAGTTCACGCAAGCCGCTCCGGAGGAAGGGAGCAGCGTGAGCGCCGTCACAGCGGCAGAAGTCAGCAGCTCAGAGGGCCCAGGGGAAGGGAAACAACCGACCGGTTCTGAACCGGCAGTGGCTGCCGTCTCAGGATCTCAGACCAGCCGGGCCACGGTCAAGTACCCCAAAACAAAAAAG TACCTCGTTACCGAATGGCTGAATGACAAGGCAGAAAAGCAGGAATGCCCCATTGAGTGTCCTTTACGCATCACCACTGACCCGACCGTGCTGGCCACCACCCTCAATATGTTGCCGGGCCTCGTCCATTCCCCGCTGATTTGTACCATGCCCAAACACTACATCCGCTTTGGCTCTCCCTTCACCCCCGAAAGGCGGCGACGGCCCGTCCCGCTCGATGGGAACTACAGCTCCTGTAAAAAG CGCTGGATGAAGCAAGCTCTGGAAGAAGGAATGACTCAGACCTCAGCCGCTTCCCAGGAGAACAGGGCCCAGTGTCTGTACCAAAGCAACGAAGGCGGCAGCTCTTCTGGCCTCTGCAAGGAGAATGCAG ACTTGCTGAGCCCCTTGAAGAAGTGGAAGTCTCGCTACCTGATGGAGCAGAGTGTGACCAAGTTACTGAGGCCGCTGTCTCCCGTCACTCCCCCGCCTCCTGTCCCCTCCTCGGTCCTGGACTCCCTGAGCCCACAGCTCACCAcgtcctcctcctctgtgccagGCGAGGAGGAAGGCCGCAGCAGCTGCGGGGTGATCTTCTCACCAATCCCTTCCGTGTCGGCCAGTCGTTGCAATACTCCACTACAGTTTGAG AACGTATCCTCCCCTGAGAGTTCCCCTGCGCATAGGCCCGAGTCCCTGTCGCCCGAG CTCTGCCTCCGGGCGGATCCGGACATGCTGAAGCCAGGCTACCCGGAAGCTTGCGCCAACAGCTGCTTGGAGAGACCCTCGCCGCTCACCTCAGGGCATTCGGACCCGGCCTCCCAGCCTTCCGAGACCAGCTTCCCTGGCAAGAGCGGGGAAGCCCAGACGCTGCTACGAAGCTCCGACCAAGCTTTCCGGACAGAATTTAACTTGATGTACGCCTTCTCCCCTCTGAACGCCATGCCCCGGGCGGACGGATTGTTGCGAGAGTCTCCCCAGATGGCCGACGGGAAGCCTCTCAATCCGGAGAGGGGCTGCTGCAGTTCTCCCGCCGAGGGGTATTTTGGCAGGCACGAGCAGGCCCTTCTGAAGGAGGCGGTGCACGGATCCATGGCCCCCTGCGGAGAGAGAGCTTGCGAAGGGATTAAATCCGCCCCGCAGAACCCGCCGCAGCGGAAAAAG GTGTCTCTGCTGGAGTACCGCAAACGAAAGCAAGAAGCCAAGGAAGGCGGGGATCCCGCTCGATGCACGGGGACCCCGACGCGGCTGGCCAGCAGCTGCTCCGGAGCGGACGTGGACGCTGGTGTCGTGCAAGGCCCCGGGAGCCGAGCTCTGTCCTCGCCCCAGCacggcttctccccctcccatccctccctgtcTCACCTAGAGGATGTCAGCCCGCCTGAACCAAGGGGGACCACTCACAACAAATCCCAGGAGAGCATCAGCAGTAGATG GATGGTGCCTACCTCGGTGGAGCGGCTCCGTGAAGGCCGCGGCATTCTGGAGAAGGTTTTACGTAGCAGCGCTAAGATATGTCAGAGAGGAGAGCCCTCGCCCACCCGCGAAAGCgtaggggagagagaagcag ATACAGTAGAAGGAGAATCAACCGACTCCCTCAGCTCTGCCCTCAAGGGACCAGCCGTTTACAGTCCTTCTCGCTACAGTTATCAG CTCCTGCAATCCGACAGCCCACGAGCGGAGTCCCAGGCGCTCCTGCAGAGCTCCTCCCCTTACCGAGGCCATCCCATTGCGTCACCCGGCTACACGTACCGCTCGCAGTCACAGAGAACAGGACACCTGCCTCCTCCCGGTCCCTCGGAATCCTCCGCTCCCTCCGCCCCCTCCACGGACTCCTCAGCTCTGTTTACAGGGAATCCTGCTTATTACAGCGGCCAGCAGCACTCTAGCGGCGGCGTCCTGAAGAAGAGctgctcggcggcggcggcggcggcagctccgAGTTCCGCCCCGGCGGCTGCTGCAGACTGTTTGCCCCCTTCCGAGTCAGGGTCCCACCCCTGCGCGGGAACCGCCGGCTGCACTTCTTCGTCGAGGCCCTCTCAGTCGGACTTGCGGACTATCAACCCTCCCAGCTCCGGGCCCACGGCGCTCTACCCGGGCCCCCGAGCGGCAGCACTTTCCAACTCACAGCACTACCCACAccgagggggaggaggcagcgTCCATCCCTACAGACTGCAGCAGCTCCCAGGGCCAGGCGTGAAGACTCAGACGGGCCTCTCGtag
- the SETD5 gene encoding histone-lysine N-methyltransferase SETD5 isoform X2: MSIAIPLGVTTPDTSYSDMAAGSDPESVEASPAVGEKNVYSSHSYGASQRHSYRGLPYADHNYGAPPPPTPPASPPVQTIIPRAELNGLHSHDEENSGDTESSSETESIPSWCHCSLSQDGFLIKCEKCRGIGRGKVIRLRRRKQDNVSGGDSSATESWDEELSPSTVLYTATQHTPTSITLTVNRVCRTKPKKRKRNTERARPAPKAKKIKAFREGSRKSLRMKNSPSEAHALDENTAEGWENRIRLWTDQYEEAFTNQYSADVQNLLERHLNANKEFVGKAAVLDTINKTELACNNTVVGSQMQLQLGRVTRVQKHRKILRAARELAADTLIIEYRGKVMLRQQFEVNGHFFKKPYPFVLFYSKFNSVEICVDARTFGNDARFIRRSCTPNAEVRHVIADGMIHLCIYAVTPIAKDAEVTIAFDYEYNICNYKVDCACHKGNRNCPVQKRSSNAIDQLPPPILDTLIGAETRRRKARRKELEQRGAASDENSNPQAAEEVPEGLAAASDNEVADKEEKQEEEKEAALDEQGGLTQSRRSREDRKVEAIMHVFENLEKRKRRRDLPSDRSSTDVEVVVTTETPEPEEAKSEPNETDESSVALSASVPSTPPSVSTGVNTRRSSQAGEAAADKPVSKPAPSKPTRPRPKSRFSRYRSSSAQRLRRQKQASAQQSEFTQAAPEEGSSVSAVTAAEVSSSEGPGEGKQPTGSEPAVAAVSGSQTSRATVKYPKTKKYLVTEWLNDKAEKQECPIECPLRITTDPTVLATTLNMLPGLVHSPLICTMPKHYIRFGSPFTPERRRRPVPLDGNYSSCKKRWMKQALEEGMTQTSAASQENRAQCLYQSNEGGSSSGLCKENADLLSPLKKWKSRYLMEQSVTKLLRPLSPVTPPPPVPSSVLDSLSPQLTTSSSSVPGEEEGRSSCGVIFSPIPSVSASRCNTPLQFELCLRADPDMLKPGYPEACANSCLERPSPLTSGHSDPASQPSETSFPGKSGEAQTLLRSSDQAFRTEFNLMYAFSPLNAMPRADGLLRESPQMADGKPLNPERGCCSSPAEGYFGRHEQALLKEAVHGSMAPCGERACEGIKSAPQNPPQRKKVSLLEYRKRKQEAKEGGDPARCTGTPTRLASSCSGADVDAGVVQGPGSRALSSPQHGFSPSHPSLSHLEDVSPPEPRGTTHNKSQESISSRWMVPTSVERLREGRGILEKVLRSSAKICQRGEPSPTRESVGEREADTVEGESTDSLSSALKGPAVYSPSRYSYQLLQSDSPRAESQALLQSSSPYRGHPIASPGYTYRSQSQRTGHLPPPGPSESSAPSAPSTDSSALFTGNPAYYSGQQHSSGGVLKKSCSAAAAAAAPSSAPAAAADCLPPSESGSHPCAGTAGCTSSSRPSQSDLRTINPPSSGPTALYPGPRAAALSNSQHYPHRGGGGSVHPYRLQQLPGPGVKTQTGLS, translated from the exons GATCATAATTACGGAGCCCCTCCTCCTCCGAcccctcctgcttctccccctgTCCAGACCATCATCCCACGTGCAGAACTGAATGGCCTACACTCGCATGATGAGGAGAATTCTGGGGATACAGAGAGCTCCTCAGAGACAGAATCCATCCCTAGTTGGTGTCATTGCAGTCTTTCCCAGGATGGCTTCCTCATCAAATGTGAGAAGTGCAG GGGCATCGGCAGAGGGAAAGTGATCAGACTTCGCCGCCGGAAGCAAGATAACGTGTCAG GTGGAGACAGCAGTGCAACTGAGAGCTGGGACGAGGAGCTGTCTCCTTCCACAGTGTTATACACGGCTACACAGCACACCCCCACAAGCATCACTCTGACAGTCAATCGGGTCTGCAGGACTAAACccaagaagaggaaaaggaatacAGAGCGAGCACGCCCTGCCCCAAAGGCCAAAAAAATCAAG GCTTTTAGAGAAGGTTCACGGAAGTCTTTGCGGATGAAG AACTCTCCTTCGGAAGCCCATGCCCTGGATGAGAATACAGCAGAAGGCTGGGAGAACCGCATCAGGCTGTGGACAGATCAGTATGAAGAAGCCTTCACTAACCAGTACAGTGCCGATGTGCAGAACCTCCTAGAACGCCATCTCAATGCCAACAAAGAATTTGTGGGCAAGGCGGCTGTGCTGGACACCATCAACAAGACAGAGCTCGCCTGTAACAACACAGTCGTTGGCTCCCAGATGCAG ctgcagctggggagagtgaCCCGGGTTCAGAAGCACCGCAAGATTCTGAGGGCAGCCAGAGAGCTGGCTGCAGACACCCTGATCATCGAGTACCGTGGGAAAGTGATGCTGCGACAGCAGTTCGAGGTCAATGGGCATTTCTTCAAAAA GCCGTATCCCTTTGTGCTGTTTTACTCCAAGTTCAATAGCGTCGAGATATGTGTGGACGCTCGCACTTTTGGTAACGACGCTAGGTTCATCCGGCGCTCCTGTACACCAAACGCAGAG GTCCGTCACGTGATCGCCGATGGGATGATCCACCTATGTATCTATGCCGTCACGCCCATTGCCAAGGATGCAGAGGTGACCATTGCCTTCGACTACGAGTACAACATCTG CAACTATAAAGTGGATTGTGCCTGTCACAAGGGAAACCGGAATTGCCCTGTACAAAAGCGAAGCTCAAACGCTATAGACCAGCTACCTCCACCTATTCTAGACACTCTGATTGGAGCAGAGACTAGGCGGCGGAAAGCCCGACGGAAGGAGCTGGAACAGCGAGGTGCTGCATCGGATGAAAACAGTAACCCGCAAGCAGCAGAGGAAGTCCCCGAGGGGCTTGCAGCAGCCAGTGATAATGAG GTGGCAGACAAAGAGGAGAagcaagaagaggagaaagaagcagcGTTGGATGAGCAGGGAGGCCTCACGCAGAGCAGGCGG TCCCGAGAAGACAGGAAAGTCGAAGCCATCATGCACGTCTTCGAAAACCTGGAGAAGCGGAAACGGAGAAGAGATCTGCCGTCAGACCGGAGCAGCACGGACGTGGAGGTGGTGGTGACCACCGAGACGCCAGAACCGGAGGAAGCAAAATCTGAGCCCAACGAAACCGATGAGAGCAGCGTGGCTTTAAGCGCTTCTGTCCCGAGTACCCCTCCCTCTGTCAGCACTGGAGTGAATACGCGGAGGTCTTCGCAGGCTGGG GAGGCCGCTGCAGACAAGCCAGTCTCTAAACCGGCACCGTCAAAACCAACAAGGCCGCGTCCCAAAAGTCGGTTCTCCCGGTACCGGAGCAGCTCAGCACAGCGGCTGAGAAGGCAAAAGCAAGCCAGTGCCCAGCAGTCTGAGTTCACGCAAGCCGCTCCGGAGGAAGGGAGCAGCGTGAGCGCCGTCACAGCGGCAGAAGTCAGCAGCTCAGAGGGCCCAGGGGAAGGGAAACAACCGACCGGTTCTGAACCGGCAGTGGCTGCCGTCTCAGGATCTCAGACCAGCCGGGCCACGGTCAAGTACCCCAAAACAAAAAAG TACCTCGTTACCGAATGGCTGAATGACAAGGCAGAAAAGCAGGAATGCCCCATTGAGTGTCCTTTACGCATCACCACTGACCCGACCGTGCTGGCCACCACCCTCAATATGTTGCCGGGCCTCGTCCATTCCCCGCTGATTTGTACCATGCCCAAACACTACATCCGCTTTGGCTCTCCCTTCACCCCCGAAAGGCGGCGACGGCCCGTCCCGCTCGATGGGAACTACAGCTCCTGTAAAAAG CGCTGGATGAAGCAAGCTCTGGAAGAAGGAATGACTCAGACCTCAGCCGCTTCCCAGGAGAACAGGGCCCAGTGTCTGTACCAAAGCAACGAAGGCGGCAGCTCTTCTGGCCTCTGCAAGGAGAATGCAG ACTTGCTGAGCCCCTTGAAGAAGTGGAAGTCTCGCTACCTGATGGAGCAGAGTGTGACCAAGTTACTGAGGCCGCTGTCTCCCGTCACTCCCCCGCCTCCTGTCCCCTCCTCGGTCCTGGACTCCCTGAGCCCACAGCTCACCAcgtcctcctcctctgtgccagGCGAGGAGGAAGGCCGCAGCAGCTGCGGGGTGATCTTCTCACCAATCCCTTCCGTGTCGGCCAGTCGTTGCAATACTCCACTACAGTTTGAG CTCTGCCTCCGGGCGGATCCGGACATGCTGAAGCCAGGCTACCCGGAAGCTTGCGCCAACAGCTGCTTGGAGAGACCCTCGCCGCTCACCTCAGGGCATTCGGACCCGGCCTCCCAGCCTTCCGAGACCAGCTTCCCTGGCAAGAGCGGGGAAGCCCAGACGCTGCTACGAAGCTCCGACCAAGCTTTCCGGACAGAATTTAACTTGATGTACGCCTTCTCCCCTCTGAACGCCATGCCCCGGGCGGACGGATTGTTGCGAGAGTCTCCCCAGATGGCCGACGGGAAGCCTCTCAATCCGGAGAGGGGCTGCTGCAGTTCTCCCGCCGAGGGGTATTTTGGCAGGCACGAGCAGGCCCTTCTGAAGGAGGCGGTGCACGGATCCATGGCCCCCTGCGGAGAGAGAGCTTGCGAAGGGATTAAATCCGCCCCGCAGAACCCGCCGCAGCGGAAAAAG GTGTCTCTGCTGGAGTACCGCAAACGAAAGCAAGAAGCCAAGGAAGGCGGGGATCCCGCTCGATGCACGGGGACCCCGACGCGGCTGGCCAGCAGCTGCTCCGGAGCGGACGTGGACGCTGGTGTCGTGCAAGGCCCCGGGAGCCGAGCTCTGTCCTCGCCCCAGCacggcttctccccctcccatccctccctgtcTCACCTAGAGGATGTCAGCCCGCCTGAACCAAGGGGGACCACTCACAACAAATCCCAGGAGAGCATCAGCAGTAGATG GATGGTGCCTACCTCGGTGGAGCGGCTCCGTGAAGGCCGCGGCATTCTGGAGAAGGTTTTACGTAGCAGCGCTAAGATATGTCAGAGAGGAGAGCCCTCGCCCACCCGCGAAAGCgtaggggagagagaagcag ATACAGTAGAAGGAGAATCAACCGACTCCCTCAGCTCTGCCCTCAAGGGACCAGCCGTTTACAGTCCTTCTCGCTACAGTTATCAG CTCCTGCAATCCGACAGCCCACGAGCGGAGTCCCAGGCGCTCCTGCAGAGCTCCTCCCCTTACCGAGGCCATCCCATTGCGTCACCCGGCTACACGTACCGCTCGCAGTCACAGAGAACAGGACACCTGCCTCCTCCCGGTCCCTCGGAATCCTCCGCTCCCTCCGCCCCCTCCACGGACTCCTCAGCTCTGTTTACAGGGAATCCTGCTTATTACAGCGGCCAGCAGCACTCTAGCGGCGGCGTCCTGAAGAAGAGctgctcggcggcggcggcggcggcagctccgAGTTCCGCCCCGGCGGCTGCTGCAGACTGTTTGCCCCCTTCCGAGTCAGGGTCCCACCCCTGCGCGGGAACCGCCGGCTGCACTTCTTCGTCGAGGCCCTCTCAGTCGGACTTGCGGACTATCAACCCTCCCAGCTCCGGGCCCACGGCGCTCTACCCGGGCCCCCGAGCGGCAGCACTTTCCAACTCACAGCACTACCCACAccgagggggaggaggcagcgTCCATCCCTACAGACTGCAGCAGCTCCCAGGGCCAGGCGTGAAGACTCAGACGGGCCTCTCGtag